A single region of the Denticeps clupeoides chromosome 18, fDenClu1.1, whole genome shotgun sequence genome encodes:
- the pfdn6 gene encoding prefoldin subunit 6 produces MAEAIQKKLQSEVEKYQLLQKDVSKSASARQKLEVQLTENSIVKEELELLAAQNAVYKLIGPVLVKQDLDEAKATVAKRLEYINGEIQRHGTVMSELERKSEQHREVISSLQQEYQRAQGRAGGKA; encoded by the exons ATGGCCGAGGCGATCCAGAAGAAGCTGCAGTCGGAGGTGGAGAAGTACCAGCTGCTGCAGAAAG ACGTCAGCAAGAGCGCTTCAGCGAGGCAGAAGCTGGAGGTGCAGCTGACGGAGAACAGCATCGTCAAAGAG GAACTGGAGCTGTTGGCTGCGCAGAACGCGGTGTACAAGCTCATCGGACCCGTGCTGGTGAAGCAGGACCTGGATGAGGCCAAAGCGACCGTGGCGAAGAGATTAGAGTACATCAATGGCGAGAT CCAGCGGCATGGCACGGTGATGAGCGAGCTGGAGCGGAAATCGGAGCAGCACCGCGAGGTCATCTCCAGCCTGCAGCAGGAGTACCAGCGAGCACAGGGCCGCGCTGGAGGAAAAGCCTGA
- the her5 gene encoding hairy-related 5: MHELPKVKTSRGVSKPAMEKRRRDRINHSLEALRILLLHNTDNQKLRSPKVEKAEILESVVRFLKAERGVGESEMKLGGKGACSSEEEFMQPYQRSHQDTMRNCLLRIRHFANTKSQKQIQSMESRSHPITSSMSVAPDPWQKSPGRVWRPWPQ; this comes from the exons ATGCATGAACTCCCAAAAGTGAAGACCTCCAGGGGG GTCTCCAAACCTGCGATGGAGAAGCGCAGGCGGGATCGTATAAATCACAGTCTGGAGGCGCTGCGGATCCTGCTGCTCCACAACACAGATAATCAG AAGCTCAGAAGCCCCAAAGTGGAGAAGGCTGAAATCTTAGAGAGTGTGGTGCGTTTTCTGAAGGCTGAGCGAGGAGTTGGAGAGTCGGAGATGAAGCTGGGTGGAAAGGGAGCCTGTTCATCCGAGGAGGAGTTCATGCAGCCATATCAACGCAGCCACCAGGACACCATGAGGAACTGTCTGCTGAGAATCCGACATTTTGCCAACACCAAAAGCCAGAAGCAGATCCAGTCCATGGAAAGTCGGAGTCATCCCATCACGAGCAGCATGTCTGTCGCCCCCGACCCCTGGCAGAAGTCCCCAGGCCGGGTGTGGCGGCCGTGGCCCCAGTAG